Below is a window of Catalinimonas alkaloidigena DNA.
GCGGCTTTATCTACACGTTTGCCCCTTACAACTCGGGCGATGCCGTCGCCGGGTTTGCGGTAGCCAGTGGCGCATTTGCCGGGTGGAACATCCCGACGCAGGACCTGCTCGATTCGTACGAAGAAGGCGACCTGCGCAAAGAAGCTTCCGTCGGCTTTTACACCGATTCGGCCAGTGGTGACGTAATTCCCTACGTGAAAAAGTACCAGAGCTCCCACGCCGTACGATACCAGACGGGTAACAATTTTCCGATCTACCGCTATAGCGATGCGTTGCTGATGCTGGCCGAAGCGCTAAACGAAGTGGGCTTTCAACAAGGCGGCGAAGCCTTCAATCTCATCAATCAGGTACGTAACCGCGCCGGGTTGCCCGATGTGGTCGCCGACTCACAGGAATCCTTCCGGGCGGCCGTGGCGCACGAGCGTCGGATCGAACTGGCCTTTGAAGACCACCGCTGGTTCGATCTGCTTCGCACCGGACAGGCTGTCCCCGTGATGGAAGCGCATGCGCAGGAAGAGAAGGCGCTGAAGTCGTACCTGGTGCCGTCGGCCTATGCGCAAATCCGGCTACTCTATCCCTACCCGCAACGCGAAACCCAACTGACCGGCCAGTAGCCTAAGCTAGACGCTGCCGCCCTGTTTTAGTAGTCCCTATATGTTTCACCGTACCGTTTGCTGCATGCCCCTTCGCCTTTGTTTACTTCAGCTTCTCCTTATTATTGCTTTCCGGCCGCTGCAAGCCCAGCCCATCACGGAGGGAGCCTTGTCGGAAAGCACCTTTACACTCCCCCCCGATCAATACGGCATCCGTTGCTGGTGGTGGTGGCTGAACGGAAACGTCACGAAGGAGGTCATCACGCGCGACCTGGAGGCGATCAAGGCCAAGGGGTTTAGCGGCGCCTGCATCTTCGACGCGGGTGGGGCCGAACAGCGGGGCAACGCGCAAGTTCCGGAAGGACCGATGTTCGGGTCTCCGGCGTGGCAGGCACTTTACCTCCATGCTGTGCAGGAAGCCAATCGGCTGGGGTTGGTGCTGAGCATGAGCATCCAGAGCGGCTGGAACCTGGGCGGCCCCGACGTTACGCCCGCCGAAGCTGCCAAGCAACTCACGTGGTCGGAAGTGACGGTCAAAGGACCGATGCGGTACAAAGCGGTATTGCACGGGCCACCGAGCAAGGATGAGTATTACCGCGACATCACGGTGATGGCCTTTCCTAAACCCGCGGCGCATGTGCCCATTCAGCATTTGCCGGCCAAAGCGGGCATCGTAGAGCTGGGTGGGTCCGCACCGGATACCCGTTTTTTACTGACGGATACGGTGGTGGCGGGAGAAGAGGCGGCGGTACAGCCTGCGCAGATCGTGAACCTGACGGACCGGATGGATGCACAAGGCCGCCTGGAATGGAAAGTACCGAAGGGAGAATGGACCATCATGCGGTTTGGCTATACGCCCACCGGCGCGGAAGTATCGACCTCCAGCGGGCAATGGCAGGGACGGGTGCTCGATCCGCTTTCTGCCGACAAGTTCAACCGATATTGGAATACGCACGTGGAGCCGCTACTCAAACTCATCGGGCCGATGGCAGGCAAAACCCTCAAGTACCTGCAAACCGACAGCTGGGAAGCGGGCGGCTGCAATTGGACCGAAACCTTCGCCCAGGAGTTTGAAAAACGGCGGGGCTATTCCCTGTGGCCCTACCTGCCGGTGGTGGCGGGACAACTGGTCGAGAACCGGGACGTAAGCAACCGGTTTCTGGCCGACTTGCGCAAAACCATCAGCGACTGCGTAGCCGAAAACCATTACGCCGTTTTTGCCGAGCGTGCCCGGCAGTACGGCATCGGTTTGCAACCCGAATCGGCCGGACCGCATGCCGGGCCGTTCGACGGCCTGAAGAATTACGGCTACAGCGAAATCATGATGAGTGAGTTCTGGGCACCGTCGCCACACCGCCCGCTTCCGCACAACCGCTTTTTTGTGAAGCAGGCAGCCAGTGCCGCACACATTTACGACAAGAAGTTGGTGGGAGCCGAATCGTTCACGACCATCGGTCCGCACTGGAACGATGTGATTTGGAAAGACATGAAATCCAGTGCCGACCACGAATTTTGCGCAGGACTGAACCTCGTTTTTCTGCATACGTTCACGGCCTCGCCTAAAGCGATGGGACTCCCTGGACAAGAATACTTTGCGGGTACCCACTTCAACCCGAACGTGACGTGGTGGAACTACGCCGACGGCTTCATCAAGTACCTAAAACGGTGCCAGTACCTGTTGCAGGAAGGCAAATCGACGGCCGATGTGCTGTACTATTACGGCGACCATGTCCCGAACATCGCCCGTCAGAAGGCCGACGATCCGGCCCAGGCCCTGCCCGAGTTCGATTACGATGTTATCAACGAAGACCGGCTCCTGGACCTTGACGTAGAAAACGGCCGCGTTGTCCTCCCCCAGGTGCTTTCGTACCGCCTCCTCGTGTTGCCTGACCACCGGGTCCTCTCGCTGGCGGCCCTGCGGAAAGTGGCCGAACTGGTCGAGGCCGGCGCGACGGTTCTGGGCCCCAAACCCCGCTCGACCGCCAGCCTGGTGGATTACCCCGAAAGTGTCACCGAGTTGCAAACACTGGCCGACCGCCTGTGGGGTACGGGCGAATCGGCGAAGGGCGAACAGAAAACAGGGAAAGGACGCGTGGTCTGGGGCAAAACCGCCCGGGAGGTTCTGCTGGCCGAAGGGGTGAAGCCCGATGCCGTGCTGAAGGGCACCGCCGGGCAGGTCTTCGACTATTTTCACAAGACCTGGAACGGCGACGACTATTATTTCGTGAGCAACCAGACCCCCGAAACCGTCCAACTTATGGCCACGTTTCGCGTCAGCGAACGTCAGCCTGAACTCTGGGATGCCACCACCGGAACCCACCGCCCGGCCCGGGCCTTTCGAGAAAAAGGCGGCCAGACGACGCTGCCGTTGACGATGCCCCCTTACGGTTCGGTATTCGTAGTATTCCGCCAGTCCATTCCGTCCCCAGAACAGGGAACGGCTCCCGCCAATTATCCTTCGTATGCGCCCGTCAGTACACTGTCGGGACCGTGGGAAGTGACGTTCGACCCGAAATGGGTCGCCGGAGATGCACCAACTTCCGTCACGTTCGATTCGCTGGTTTCCTGGACGACTCTGCCGCAGGAGGGCCTCCGGTACTACTCCGGCGTGGCGACGTATCGGAAAAAGTTTGATGCCCCCGCTGCTTCCGACTCGCTCTACCTGGACTTGGGAGACGTGAAAGATGTCGGCGTGGCGCGTGTGCGGCTCAATGGCGAAGACCTCGGGCTGGTGTGGGCTCCGCCGTTCCGGGTGCCGGTACCTCCTCTGAAAAAGCAAGGCAATCAACTGGAAATTGAAGTGGTCAACACCTGGCGAAATCGTTTAATCGGCGACAGCAAAAAACCTAAAGATCAACAACTTACTAACACAAACATCACCGTTACCCCCGCCTGGAAGCTGGAACCCTCCGGGCTGCTTGGCCCCGTTCGGCTGATACGCGCGTCGCTGCCTTAACCACCCCTCGGCCGAGACGCACTTTGTGCCGGTGAGTATCCTCCTTCCGTCAGAATCGGAAATATTTTGCAGACCAGTGACAGGGCGGCTGCCGGTTGTCTCTGCTGAGGCGGGAGAACTGGTCAAAAACCTGTACGTTTATGCGTGTCTATGCTCGATCCCCATCTTCTCCAATCCATCGAAGGGCTGGAACTGCTGGCCCGCTCCGAAGTGGAAGGCTTTCTGGCAGGCGCCAACCGAAGTCCGCGCAGCGGGACGGGCGCAGAATTCCGGCAGTACCGCACCTACCAGCCAGGCGATGACCTGCGGCAACTCGACTGGAAAATGTACGCCCGCTCGGATCGGTACTACATCAAAGAATCGGAGGTAGAAACGAACCTGACGGTGCAGTTCGTGCTGGATACGAGTGCCTCCATGCGCCACCGGGACGGCGCACTCAGCAAGCTCGACTATGCCCGGGCGCTGGTTGCCTCCCTGGGGTACCTGGCTCGGAAACAGGGCGATGCGCTCGGCCTGCACGCGCTGAACGACCGTCGCGTCCACCACCTGACGCCTCGCACGTCTCCTCGCTTTTTTCACCACTTTCTCCACGAACTCACCCAACTGGAAGCCGAAGGGCGCTGGCCCTCGGGCGAAACGCTTAACGCGGCGCGGCGTTCGAAAGAACTGGTGATTGTACTGAGTGATATGTACGAACAGGAAGGCGAAATCAGTCGGTTTCTGGCCGAACGGAGTGCGCTGCGCCAGGAAGTGCTTCTGTTTCATCTCCTGGGGAAAAACGAACTCACCCTCGAGTATGAAGGTGCCACTACGTTCGAAGACCTGGAAACCGGTGCATTTGTGGAAGTGGATCCCGCGCAGGCCCGGGCGGCCTATGTACGCCAACTGGAGGCTTACCTGGAGGCGTTGCGCAAAGACCTGCTGGAGAAGCGTATCGGCTACGCACGTTTTCTGATCAACGAGCCGC
It encodes the following:
- a CDS encoding glycosyl hydrolase, which codes for MPLRLCLLQLLLIIAFRPLQAQPITEGALSESTFTLPPDQYGIRCWWWWLNGNVTKEVITRDLEAIKAKGFSGACIFDAGGAEQRGNAQVPEGPMFGSPAWQALYLHAVQEANRLGLVLSMSIQSGWNLGGPDVTPAEAAKQLTWSEVTVKGPMRYKAVLHGPPSKDEYYRDITVMAFPKPAAHVPIQHLPAKAGIVELGGSAPDTRFLLTDTVVAGEEAAVQPAQIVNLTDRMDAQGRLEWKVPKGEWTIMRFGYTPTGAEVSTSSGQWQGRVLDPLSADKFNRYWNTHVEPLLKLIGPMAGKTLKYLQTDSWEAGGCNWTETFAQEFEKRRGYSLWPYLPVVAGQLVENRDVSNRFLADLRKTISDCVAENHYAVFAERARQYGIGLQPESAGPHAGPFDGLKNYGYSEIMMSEFWAPSPHRPLPHNRFFVKQAASAAHIYDKKLVGAESFTTIGPHWNDVIWKDMKSSADHEFCAGLNLVFLHTFTASPKAMGLPGQEYFAGTHFNPNVTWWNYADGFIKYLKRCQYLLQEGKSTADVLYYYGDHVPNIARQKADDPAQALPEFDYDVINEDRLLDLDVENGRVVLPQVLSYRLLVLPDHRVLSLAALRKVAELVEAGATVLGPKPRSTASLVDYPESVTELQTLADRLWGTGESAKGEQKTGKGRVVWGKTAREVLLAEGVKPDAVLKGTAGQVFDYFHKTWNGDDYYFVSNQTPETVQLMATFRVSERQPELWDATTGTHRPARAFREKGGQTTLPLTMPPYGSVFVVFRQSIPSPEQGTAPANYPSYAPVSTLSGPWEVTFDPKWVAGDAPTSVTFDSLVSWTTLPQEGLRYYSGVATYRKKFDAPAASDSLYLDLGDVKDVGVARVRLNGEDLGLVWAPPFRVPVPPLKKQGNQLEIEVVNTWRNRLIGDSKKPKDQQLTNTNITVTPAWKLEPSGLLGPVRLIRASLP
- a CDS encoding DUF58 domain-containing protein; amino-acid sequence: MLDPHLLQSIEGLELLARSEVEGFLAGANRSPRSGTGAEFRQYRTYQPGDDLRQLDWKMYARSDRYYIKESEVETNLTVQFVLDTSASMRHRDGALSKLDYARALVASLGYLARKQGDALGLHALNDRRVHHLTPRTSPRFFHHFLHELTQLEAEGRWPSGETLNAARRSKELVIVLSDMYEQEGEISRFLAERSALRQEVLLFHLLGKNELTLEYEGATTFEDLETGAFVEVDPAQARAAYVRQLEAYLEALRKDLLEKRIGYARFLINEPLAEALSTFLKLRKRMG